The stretch of DNA AATGGTACTATTCGATTTTCGGTTATAAACGTTCGAATAACGTTCCAACCCTTCTAAATACGCAGAAACTTCCGAGCTTTTAAAATCAAACGTACGACCGAATGCACCTTCGTTTTTATCGCTCTCGATATAGTTTTCTGTTCCAACCATCGGTACATATTTTGATTCCACTTCGAAATAGCTATGCTTCGTTTTCCCTGTTTTCAAATCAACCATTTTCTTTTTAAATGGTTCTGGATCTAAATCAGTTTTTAAACGATGAATAGTTCTTGAAGGTTTTTCTCGACGTACAAAATGAATTGTCGCTAGTTCCTCACTATCTTCCGGTAATTCACCACAAGACGGACAATATTCATGTTTATAAACAGGATGCTCATGAATACTTTTTTTGTCATCATTTATAACAATTACTTTATTTTCGATAAATGCTAACCTACCACTTACAGAAAGATTCACCCACGCTAGCACTTCCTGGCATACAAATTCAAGAAATTGATCTTTCCATAAAGAAGAACCTTTGCTCGTTTCTACATAGTTATAGTCTCGATACAAAACAATCGATTCTTCAGGTTGGTTTACAGAAACTCGCTCATAAAAACAGTCAATACAGCTACTCGTTTTACCCGAATAAAGCGGTCCAACAATTGCCGTTTCAAATAGAAGATTTGCCCGCATGTAGCTAATATTATATTCTCTACAATGGGAAACCACTTCTTTCTCATAAGAGGAATCAAAAAAGTCATATAGTCCGACGATTAGTGATCTCTCTGTTACCTCTTTATAGGAATCTACTACTTCTATTTGGATAGGTAAGCTTGTATGTAGCCTTTGCCATACGTTTTGTAATTGTGTCTGACGATTTAGTACAAAGACCTTCATTACTCTCCCCCCTTTTTCATGTAATCACTTACACTTCTTCCAGTTTTTCCAGTGCAATTTTGTAACAACTAGTTCCTGTATCAGCTAATAACGTATTATGTTCCCAATTCCAGATGCGAATAGACATACCTAACGTTCTTAACTGCTTGTCCACTTCTTCTTTTAACTCATTACTATGGGAAATATAAATTAGCTCACCTAACGAGGAAACTTCCTCTCCACTTCCTTTTTCAAATGGTTTTTCTATGTTAAAAGCTTGCTTATTTTGTATATAGATGGCATAAAATTGTTGAATCGAATCTTCTATTAAACGATCAAAATTTAGACCATATTGTTCTACTTGTATATTCCCATTCATCACGATAAAAATAGCATATAAGTTTGTACCTTTAATTTGTTCCACAACTAGTTCCACTTGCTCTAAAGCATTGTTACGGCTAATCTGTAGTAACTTATCCATTAAGGAAGATTGAATCGTTTGCTTCGATAACGGTGAACAAAACCGAGCAATATTATCACCTTCGTGATTTTTAATATATTCAAAAACTTTTGGTAACACAGATTTTCCATATAACTCATCGTAGGAAGAGCAGCATACCCAAGTAACATCGTTATTACTTTCTCGATCATTTAATAAGGAGGAAAGTCCATCTTTCAACACTTCGTATAACGCTTTTAATGGATGGTCATCACTTTTATGCACAGCTACCGGTTTGTCTTCGAGTTTATAAGTTAATGAAGCGATTTTAAACGGTATTTGCTTGAGATCTCCATATCCGAATTGCTCAAAAATATATGGTGTTTCGGTTACGAATTTTTTAAATATATTAATCGGTTCATGGTAATATTCTGGTTGCATGAAAGAAAGGTCGTGAACATCCAGCCGTTCACTCGTCGCTAGCAAGTTTAGCAACGGATGTACAGGTGTAAAACGTTCAATAGCATCTCGATTTAACATATATATTTTCAACCCAACGGTATGAATATCGGAAGCTAAACTATAATGGACTGATTGCTTCAACAGATGCTCATCTATGAAGTGTTCACCCGGTATATTATGTTGAATATCTATTTTATTGATAAAAAGAAAGTTTTCAATTTGGTCTGCGAATCCGATAAACAAATATGGAACGGTATTTACCGGCAAGGCGACTACTAGCTTTTCATCCTTGTAGCTTTCAATAAGGTCGATTAATTTCATGTTGTCTATCGTTTTATCCTCTAAAAAGGATATAAACGTATAAGGAGTTTTTCCAGTTTGCTCACTCGGTCGATTTGTAGCATATTTATTCAATAACGCATTTAATTTTGGAATATTTAACCGTCCAACTTCATCGGAAGAGACATGACCCGTTTTTAACGCCGGTATGAGCGTAAGTAAAGTTTGGACAGCATCGTCATCTTTTATTTGATATCTTTTAGTCGCGGTTTTAATGATGATTTTATTTTCTAAATACGATAACCAAACGTCTCCTTTAATAAGTTGTTGTATCATATTTTTCTTCTCCTAACTTCTATTCGTTCCTATTTTTTCATAAATATCATCACCGTCGTATGTGTCTCCTCTTAAAGCTTTCAAGTCTTTCCAAGAGAATTGAAAATAAGATTCCGATGCATCACTAATTATTTTACAAAGCTTGTTTTTTTGTAACGGTGAAATATTTAACAACGGAAAAACGCTATATAAAAAATTAACTAATAATCGATATTTTAAAAATCCGATTGATTTAGAAAATTGAGCAAAGCCGTCACCATCCACAAACTCGTTATGAAATTCACTCATTTTATTGGAACTTTGAACAAAGGATGAGATGTCATGATATTCTTCAAATTGGATTTGCTTGTTTTGCAATCCTTCCTTAAACAGCTCATCTAACCGACTTGTCACATTCTTCCACTCTACCAACAGAGCTTTATCGTTTTCGTAATATTGGATGAAACTATCATCAATTTGCTGAACAAAGCTTCCAAAATCGGCTAAAAATTGCTGCATCAAGTCCGATTGCTCATTTATTTTCTGTTCAATGAGTGTTCGTTTTGATGGGTCCATACGTAGTAATTGCATGTTAAATCCTTCATAATGCGATTTAAAAGACATATATCCATACTTAATCCCTTTCAATACTTCCTGATCGAACTCGATAAAATATTGTTTTGCGACGATTAACATCAATTTCGTACTAAGTAGCTCTTTTTCCTCTTCAGTCATTTTCTTTAATAACGGGTAATGCTCTAGGAAAAATTTCGTCTTTGCAACTTCTATCTCTCTATATAGCGACACATCATACACTGTTTTTATGTCTGATAGATTAAATAATGAAAAATCGATAGTCTTATTTTCTTTTAACGGAACAAGATCACCCGGATAACGTTCTGCACGAGCTAAACGTTGTGACAGCTGCTCATATTTTTCATAATCAGCGTTCGTAACAGAATTTTCAAAGGACGACAGCTTTTCCTGAATGCAAGATTCAAGCTTAGCAAGAACTTCCTTTTCATTCTTTTCTCCAAGGATTTTGAAATATAGTGCGATGTGAGGTCCTTTTACCCAATTTTTTTGAATCATGCAATCCGTTATTTCAACCACTTCTTTACGGACGATATGCAGCATGTCATAAAAGAACAACCTTAACTGTTTCGTATCATAAAGAAATACCTTTAATAGATGAAATTCGTTTTTGTTCATCACTTAACTCCTTTGGATGTAAACTCCATTAAATATTCATCCACATATTTTTTCTCCGATCCTTCGAAGTCAGGAAATATTTCTGTTAGCAAAAAGTAAGGGGTATTCTCGATTTCCTTTTTGAACAAATTCCATAAAAGCGGACTCGTGAAATCGATATATTGTGGTTTATCAAATACACCTTCTAGCTTTTCTGCATTTTCCTCTTCCGAAGCTTGTCCCTTTAAGCTTTGCAAAAATAGTCTGGTCGGGATTTTTTGTTCTTCTAAAAAACGATGAAAATGTATAAATGCATCTAATTCAACGTCGGAATATTCTGTAAATATTTTCGTTGACACAACCCAGCAACGTCTACTTAGCACGAGATTGTCATTTAGCATTATTCTCGGAAAGTGTTGGACGATAAAATCATCTTTCATATTTAGCAGAAAGTCATCCATTAGAATAGAGCCTATATCTCTAAACAACACTCCGTTAGCAGATAGTGCGTGTAGCATGGCACTTATCGACGGGATGAGACGGGTCATGAGTGAGCCTAAAAATAAAATATTTACTTGTTCTCCTTTTGCAAACACATCTACTTTCTTTGAATTCTCGTTATATTGAATCTCTAAATCTTCCCAGCTAATAATACGGTCGAAATGTTCCGAATCAGCAATGCGGCTATTAGGTACATTCACACTATTTCTAGTAATTGCCGGTCGGACATTTGCATTAAAGCCATAAGATTTATATATATCGACGACATTTCTAGAATGGATCGTCTCACTTATGTATTTCTCTAATTTTGGGTTTTCTAATACATCTTTCATGTTGTAGAAAAATCGTAAAAAATAGGCGAGGTAACCACCATACATATCGTTTAGTACGACTTTTCCATCTGGATTTGCTTGTACGAAAAAGCTATTCGACTGAACGTACCCGCTTAACATATGTGACAATGGTTGTAATAGTTCTTGAACATACTCAGTAGTTATAACAATATCTTCTCTATCTCTGGTCGTCGCTTTTTCTTTCAAAAACTGAATAAATTTATTTTTAGCCGCATCTAATTGTTTTATTTCTTCAACATCATCAGTTAACTCTGTTTCACTAAACTGACTTCCCCATAAGTGGCCGGCATTTTCCAAAATGGCATTTAGAATAACTTCAATAACATCCTCCTGCTCATTATCTTGGAACGAAACTTTCTTATTACCGTATTTATTTACTACAAATTTTCCTAAAATATATTGTAGGCGTAACACTGCATCAAATATAACGGATAAATGTTGGAAAGTTTGAAGAGATTGATCCACTTCTTGCCAATCACTTTGCTTTTCATAACGTTTTTCCATCGTTAAAAAGTCTTGGTAGATTAATAGCTTTTCGTCCAACTCTGGCAGTTCTAAATGTACGGAAATTTCGCGGAACAACCGGACAATTTTTTGATAACTAATAAAACTATCCTTCACGCTAAGGCGGTCAAACTTATCTAACTGTAATTGTATCTCTGTTAAATTTTGATAGACGCTTTTGATTACTTCATCCTCTTCGATGACTTCTAACTCTTCTAAATGGCTTAGAAAATTCGGGATTGTCTCGTTACTTTGCTCTCGTAACGCTCTCGTCGGCTGAATAAAATCATTCTTTATAAGCGA from Sutcliffiella cohnii encodes:
- a CDS encoding lantibiotic dehydratase, which gives rise to MENKLPLFLVRKNNIPFTYTLEFGSGELYEKVSNYHIVLQERSESIDELIRNMEGKIKEVQDDQERKKLINLKRDIFNLRPRLVNSVDKCEEVLARYRLLDDAKAVKAVYVHSRKLKEELEEIYEHTRLKERSHLHDTFVREDSLMNALKFIQSTIMEKARSYFNTPIEKHGVKQRKLDNTLLKVLTRATHKTSPFSTLTKVGVGEFTDEIEDAPLLREGEQYTITNINVAFLLRAFEKVLLRPSVITKMKFRFNETLTILEDRFYWTTLADQPQKRKKIFRTADTLMKIKYNQLLGSLYETLKYEEPFTYEKLEHVFLQVGLDKTKALQYTISLIKNDFIQPTRALREQSNETIPNFLSHLEELEVIEEDEVIKSVYQNLTEIQLQLDKFDRLSVKDSFISYQKIVRLFREISVHLELPELDEKLLIYQDFLTMEKRYEKQSDWQEVDQSLQTFQHLSVIFDAVLRLQYILGKFVVNKYGNKKVSFQDNEQEDVIEVILNAILENAGHLWGSQFSETELTDDVEEIKQLDAAKNKFIQFLKEKATTRDREDIVITTEYVQELLQPLSHMLSGYVQSNSFFVQANPDGKVVLNDMYGGYLAYFLRFFYNMKDVLENPKLEKYISETIHSRNVVDIYKSYGFNANVRPAITRNSVNVPNSRIADSEHFDRIISWEDLEIQYNENSKKVDVFAKGEQVNILFLGSLMTRLIPSISAMLHALSANGVLFRDIGSILMDDFLLNMKDDFIVQHFPRIMLNDNLVLSRRCWVVSTKIFTEYSDVELDAFIHFHRFLEEQKIPTRLFLQSLKGQASEEENAEKLEGVFDKPQYIDFTSPLLWNLFKKEIENTPYFLLTEIFPDFEGSEKKYVDEYLMEFTSKGVK